Proteins found in one Thermodesulfobacteriota bacterium genomic segment:
- a CDS encoding TldD/PmbA family protein, with product MISVEDLRRCVKEGLSFVEFQPYIKEAELFASWNDNMTVRINYTSDIPCSGVHEPKNIAGYGVGVLAVFNTAEGTKVGFGSETGDLSLDGIKRALEKARQNAVNDPDFKSLPSPLDEPPKLISYHDERVMNLEDEEMVSLGWRALKGALATFKEAGYSKSLVVGGDVTILKERMAVANTRGINDYDESTALYCSITSMIEDSDAKGTGWNSATHLDKFRPEEAGQAAAISAISTVGGKRILAGRYNVVFGRHAVAMLFSEMIISALTLSSIDSGNSPFVGKLGKRVASEILSIYDDGARLWEVGSKKITGEGLPTGRTDLIEGGMLVGFLSNHYYAKKYENNLVKFIPRNGFRFGDGGRDFRRTTSISATNLVIEGRREVDSEKLISRVKNGIYIGRLWYLYPVYGLAKAHFTGTVIGDSYIIRNGKLDEPIKPNTVRINDNFMNLLENISAISKEKRTTFIWDSPEIVIAPEIAVKEVRLENVAEFMEEL from the coding sequence ATGATTAGTGTCGAAGATTTAAGGAGATGCGTAAAAGAAGGACTCTCTTTTGTTGAATTTCAGCCCTATATTAAGGAGGCCGAGTTATTCGCCTCCTGGAACGACAATATGACGGTAAGGATCAACTACACATCGGACATACCGTGCAGCGGCGTTCACGAGCCGAAAAACATAGCCGGGTACGGGGTGGGGGTTCTGGCCGTATTCAACACAGCCGAAGGGACCAAGGTTGGCTTCGGCAGCGAGACCGGAGACCTGAGCCTGGACGGGATCAAAAGGGCTTTGGAGAAGGCACGGCAGAATGCGGTGAATGACCCCGATTTTAAATCACTCCCGTCCCCATTGGACGAGCCGCCTAAACTCATTTCATACCACGATGAAAGGGTAATGAACTTGGAAGATGAAGAAATGGTATCCCTGGGCTGGCGCGCCCTTAAGGGGGCGTTAGCCACGTTCAAAGAGGCCGGATATTCAAAAAGCCTGGTCGTAGGAGGAGACGTTACCATACTCAAGGAGAGAATGGCGGTGGCGAACACCAGGGGGATTAATGATTATGATGAATCCACCGCGCTCTATTGCTCCATCACCTCTATGATTGAGGACAGCGATGCTAAGGGGACTGGCTGGAATTCCGCTACTCACCTGGATAAGTTCAGGCCGGAGGAAGCGGGACAAGCGGCGGCGATAAGCGCCATAAGCACCGTTGGCGGAAAGAGAATACTAGCCGGAAGGTACAACGTGGTTTTTGGAAGACACGCCGTGGCTATGCTCTTTTCAGAGATGATAATCTCCGCCCTCACCTTAAGCTCCATAGATTCGGGCAACTCACCCTTCGTCGGAAAGCTGGGCAAGAGGGTTGCTTCGGAAATTCTTTCGATTTACGACGACGGAGCAAGACTCTGGGAAGTAGGTAGCAAGAAAATTACTGGCGAGGGCCTTCCTACCGGGAGAACGGATTTGATAGAAGGGGGAATGCTGGTCGGGTTTCTGTCCAATCACTATTATGCCAAAAAATACGAGAATAATTTGGTCAAATTCATACCCAGGAACGGATTCCGGTTTGGAGACGGGGGTAGAGACTTCCGGCGGACGACCTCCATATCCGCTACTAACCTGGTGATCGAGGGAAGGAGAGAGGTGGATTCGGAGAAGTTAATTTCACGCGTTAAAAACGGCATATACATAGGGAGGCTCTGGTATCTCTATCCGGTGTATGGGCTGGCCAAGGCGCATTTCACCGGGACGGTCATAGGGGATTCATATATAATCCGAAACGGCAAGTTGGACGAGCCGATCAAACCGAACACGGTAAGAATAAACGACAATTTTATGAACCTCCTGGAAAACATATCTGCCATATCCAAAGAGAAAAGAACGACGTTTATCTGGGACTCGCCGGAGATAGTGATAGCGCCGGAAATCGCGGTGAAGGAAGTCAGGCTGGAAAACGTGGCCGAGTTCATGGAGGAGTTGTAG